The Treponema medium genome has a window encoding:
- a CDS encoding class I SAM-dependent methyltransferase: MNDWFENESFWVQYAPIMFDTSRWKEAFAVAEGIFTLAGTGRPPQELKVFDAGCGLGRIAVELAVLGAQVTGVDLIKPFLDAAAEAAAAENVTIEWVQADLREFIRPAAFDIAVNMYTSFGYCKTIEEDALIIRNIAQSLKKGGCFILEMVGREIAVRDFTAGEWFERAGYTVLTDFTVEGAWEGLRSHWQLYTKDGLRADHTFVQRLYAATELRQLMLSAGFTSVEIYGDFDRSPYNECARTMILVGRT; the protein is encoded by the coding sequence ATGAACGATTGGTTTGAAAATGAATCTTTTTGGGTACAGTATGCACCTATCATGTTTGATACCTCGCGATGGAAAGAAGCTTTCGCCGTTGCTGAAGGCATTTTCACACTTGCAGGGACAGGACGTCCGCCGCAGGAATTAAAAGTTTTTGATGCCGGATGCGGCTTAGGCCGTATCGCTGTTGAACTTGCCGTTCTCGGGGCGCAGGTTACCGGTGTCGACCTTATCAAACCGTTTTTAGATGCAGCGGCAGAGGCGGCTGCAGCAGAAAATGTAACTATTGAATGGGTGCAGGCGGATTTACGGGAGTTTATACGCCCCGCCGCTTTCGATATTGCAGTCAATATGTATACCAGTTTCGGCTATTGCAAAACGATTGAAGAAGATGCACTCATTATCCGCAATATTGCACAATCGTTAAAAAAAGGCGGCTGTTTTATCCTCGAAATGGTGGGGCGGGAAATAGCCGTGCGGGATTTTACTGCCGGAGAATGGTTTGAGCGGGCAGGGTATACCGTACTCACCGATTTTACGGTAGAAGGCGCATGGGAGGGCTTACGCTCTCATTGGCAGCTCTACACAAAGGACGGCCTCAGGGCAGACCACACCTTTGTGCAGCGCCTCTATGCCGCAACCGAATTGCGGCAGCTTATGCTGTCTGCCGGTTTTACTTCCGTCGAAATATACGGCGACTTTGACCGCTCCCCCTATAACGAGTGCGCCCGAACCATGATATTGGTTGGGCGTACATAG
- a CDS encoding tetratricopeptide repeat protein translates to MKRTKTNLFLIGSLFLCVVVAACSKTDKNELFQQKLNVIDGVVQEGNTQKALNSLRALRKKAQMPIQYLSIAKRELQLHNPVQALQSIQAGLKKYPDDPMLKAALTHTLIQEDRIEDAAAAAESLLGTSYAGIGTEALILADKAKQTYRTPVSFWQEGFRLTGEHIFLENAAVMLAHQGDIAQAAALRSRIAKEEALRSPYFWSCLAYDMGNFQPVLDDLVYSLAYADMAGIPENNPKAFEYARRHLLLAADASAGLGDMEQARGFWHIYVDRYTDSSSEVFYNLAMTAATEEEKAEVLIDCISQNPGYYPAVAQYVRACSAINAVHNQNNPLEEYLQSKDFFSLEMEKKLFVSSAFTLSAEQVLEGAMATDSDDVRFLLEAFRYRYVQPKNYTQGNGEMWKILEAHPHNPLVKAYARWYFASSGDFNACFGIDKADNHDEDVFYNGIRRAVQGYSTAALKNFAEVETESRYKIPAVVDQAYIYDARNEPDMAIKYFSRAAEFLSDKRSQSKMLYEAARIYAERNGMPEAIMLLNRALKLDPENHRANVLKQKLIADGSVNRNSGLDAFLQTGADTNPE, encoded by the coding sequence ATGAAAAGGACAAAAACTAATCTCTTTCTTATAGGAAGTCTTTTCCTCTGCGTCGTTGTTGCTGCATGTTCAAAAACAGATAAAAATGAGCTTTTTCAACAAAAACTGAATGTTATTGATGGTGTTGTGCAAGAAGGCAACACTCAAAAAGCGCTGAATAGCTTACGTGCGTTGCGTAAAAAGGCACAGATGCCTATTCAGTATTTAAGCATTGCAAAGCGGGAGTTGCAGCTGCATAATCCCGTACAAGCCTTACAATCAATTCAGGCAGGTCTGAAAAAATATCCCGATGATCCGATGCTTAAAGCGGCTCTTACTCATACACTGATACAGGAAGACCGGATAGAAGATGCTGCCGCGGCGGCTGAATCTTTGCTCGGCACTTCTTATGCCGGTATTGGGACGGAGGCGCTTATCCTTGCGGATAAGGCAAAACAAACATACCGGACACCGGTTTCTTTTTGGCAAGAAGGATTTCGACTTACGGGCGAACATATTTTCTTGGAGAATGCTGCCGTAATGCTTGCTCATCAAGGCGACATTGCACAGGCCGCTGCGCTCCGTTCCCGAATTGCTAAAGAAGAAGCGCTTCGGTCTCCTTATTTTTGGTCGTGTTTGGCTTATGATATGGGAAACTTCCAGCCGGTACTGGACGATTTAGTCTACTCACTCGCGTATGCCGACATGGCAGGAATTCCTGAAAATAATCCCAAAGCTTTTGAATACGCCCGCCGTCACCTTTTGCTTGCTGCCGATGCAAGTGCGGGACTTGGCGATATGGAGCAGGCACGCGGTTTTTGGCACATATATGTCGATCGTTATACGGATTCCTCAAGCGAAGTGTTTTACAACTTAGCGATGACTGCCGCTACGGAAGAAGAAAAAGCCGAAGTCTTGATTGATTGTATTTCGCAAAATCCGGGATATTATCCGGCTGTTGCACAGTATGTCCGTGCGTGTTCCGCTATTAATGCAGTGCATAATCAAAACAATCCGTTGGAAGAGTATCTGCAAAGCAAGGATTTTTTCTCGTTAGAGATGGAAAAAAAGTTGTTTGTTTCTTCGGCTTTTACGCTTTCTGCTGAGCAGGTACTTGAGGGCGCAATGGCGACCGACAGTGATGATGTACGGTTCTTGCTGGAAGCGTTCCGATATCGTTATGTCCAGCCGAAAAACTATACGCAAGGAAACGGAGAAATGTGGAAAATTTTGGAAGCCCATCCCCATAATCCGCTGGTAAAGGCGTATGCACGCTGGTATTTTGCTTCTTCGGGCGATTTTAACGCTTGTTTTGGAATCGATAAGGCTGATAATCATGATGAAGATGTATTCTACAACGGTATCCGGCGTGCAGTGCAGGGGTATTCAACTGCGGCTCTAAAGAATTTTGCTGAGGTGGAAACCGAGAGCCGCTATAAAATTCCTGCGGTGGTTGACCAAGCCTATATCTATGATGCCCGCAATGAACCTGATATGGCGATTAAGTATTTCTCCCGTGCTGCGGAGTTCCTTTCCGATAAACGCTCACAGAGTAAGATGCTCTACGAAGCCGCGCGGATATATGCCGAACGCAATGGGATGCCGGAAGCAATTATGCTGTTGAATCGAGCGCTGAAACTTGATCCTGAAAATCATCGAGCCAATGTGCTGAAACAAAAATTGATTGCTGACGGCAGTGTGAATCGGAATTCCGGTTTAGATGCATTCTTACAAACAGGTGCGGATACCAATCCAGAGTAG
- the nusB gene encoding transcription antitermination factor NusB, with protein MAIGRRRGRILAFQALFAWDAGSLPPDDLLLFPWAERTGKEVHDEDFLFSQLLFLGTVEHINEIDTLITKNLENWDFNRLKLVDKAILRLGTYSLLFQQDTDPRIVINEAVTIARTYGTNDSFKFVNAVLDSIKRECLDCSYEKDKN; from the coding sequence ATGGCGATCGGAAGACGACGCGGGAGGATTCTTGCGTTTCAGGCGTTATTTGCTTGGGACGCAGGATCGTTGCCGCCTGATGATTTATTGCTCTTCCCATGGGCGGAACGTACCGGTAAAGAGGTGCATGACGAAGATTTTTTATTTTCGCAGCTTCTTTTTTTAGGTACTGTTGAGCATATCAATGAAATCGATACCCTCATTACCAAGAACTTGGAAAACTGGGATTTTAATCGGCTTAAATTGGTGGATAAGGCTATCCTGCGACTTGGTACTTATTCGCTTCTCTTCCAACAAGATACCGATCCCAGAATCGTGATTAACGAAGCGGTTACCATCGCTCGAACGTATGGCACCAATGATTCCTTCAAGTTTGTAAACGCAGTACTTGACAGTATTAAACGAGAGTGTTTAGACTGCTCTTATGAAAAGGACAAAAACTAA
- a CDS encoding peptidylprolyl isomerase: protein MKKTVITLFIVLSLSISGVFAQTNLQPIAEVKLTGRTPITLGQLKTRVSALEKEIGRKMTVPERQQTLDGLINERLIVQAAEKDGIKIMDSEVNNYFTEYVSNQLGQQVSEADFAKLIKEKTNMSLDEYMKAQNGMTLAEFKSFLRTQLTAQAYVMQKKQKELQSIPSPTDDQIRSYYEVNKQSFVQPDTVQLFLVVAPKGDKASAAEKTIKDIQKKLTANPKATADIRTKSQEKNSSYQAGEIFVSKTALAAEQLGIPMEELLKIFNMKVGEVSPITETGANYQCFVVLEKKDAKILGLSDVVEPGGNVSLYEYIKKMVIMQRQNEALNNALVSVTNELRKPENFVIFKTGVDLEKTLSW from the coding sequence ATGAAAAAAACTGTAATTACATTGTTTATTGTATTAAGTTTGTCTATAAGCGGCGTTTTTGCCCAAACTAATCTGCAGCCTATTGCAGAAGTAAAGCTTACCGGTAGAACACCGATTACGCTTGGGCAGCTTAAAACCCGTGTTTCAGCCTTAGAAAAGGAAATCGGCCGAAAGATGACCGTTCCGGAACGGCAGCAAACGCTGGACGGTCTTATCAATGAGCGCTTAATCGTACAGGCGGCTGAAAAAGACGGGATAAAAATCATGGATTCGGAGGTAAACAATTACTTTACCGAATACGTATCCAATCAATTGGGGCAGCAGGTATCCGAAGCGGATTTTGCAAAACTGATTAAAGAAAAAACGAATATGTCGCTTGACGAATATATGAAAGCACAAAACGGTATGACCCTTGCTGAATTTAAGAGCTTTTTACGAACCCAGCTGACCGCACAAGCGTATGTGATGCAGAAAAAACAAAAAGAACTGCAATCGATTCCAAGTCCGACCGACGATCAAATCCGTTCATATTATGAGGTCAATAAACAGTCTTTCGTGCAGCCTGACACAGTACAGCTTTTCCTTGTGGTAGCACCGAAAGGCGACAAAGCGAGCGCTGCGGAAAAAACGATAAAAGATATTCAAAAAAAGCTGACGGCAAACCCGAAGGCTACCGCGGATATCCGTACAAAATCGCAGGAAAAGAATTCAAGTTATCAGGCTGGAGAAATTTTTGTCAGTAAAACCGCATTGGCAGCCGAACAACTCGGTATTCCGATGGAAGAGCTTCTCAAGATTTTTAACATGAAAGTAGGAGAAGTGTCTCCAATAACTGAAACGGGTGCCAATTACCAGTGCTTTGTTGTTCTAGAGAAAAAAGACGCGAAAATACTCGGTTTAAGTGATGTTGTAGAACCGGGCGGGAATGTCAGCCTCTACGAATATATAAAAAAAATGGTGATTATGCAGCGCCAAAACGAAGCGTTGAACAATGCACTCGTTTCAGTAACTAATGAACTCCGTAAACCGGAAAATTTTGTTATATTCAAAACTGGCGTCGACCTTGAAAAAACGCTTTCGTGGTAA
- a CDS encoding alanine--tRNA ligase, with protein MNKHITADELRSKYIAFFKSKNHVEISGKSVIPENDPTVLFTTAGMHPLVPYLMGEPHPAGTRLTDYQKCIRTGDIDAVGDASHLTFFEMLGNWSLGDYFKKEAIGFSFEFLTSPQYLNIPIDLLSVTVFAGDDKVPRDTESAEIWEKHGIPKERIHFLPREDNWWGPAGETGPCGPDTEMFIDTGKPACGAECRPGCSCGKYVEIWNDVFMQYRKEQDGSYHTLERHCVDTGMGIERTVAMLQGKKSVYETEIFTPLIAAIEKITGYQYGSDAEKDVSVRIICDHIRAATVILGDPKAVLPSNVGAGYVLRRIIRRAVRHGRKLGIEGTFLAIPAKVFIEQYKDAYPELKEKEASICAELEAEEKRFLETLKKGEAEYEKMKPNLLKNAKKIIPGRLAFKLYDTYGFPIELTEELARESGLTVDKAEFEEAFKKHQELSRAGSEQIFKGGLADHSEQTTAYHTATHLLHKALRMVLGDHVEQKGSNITAERLRFDFSHPQPMTSEEKAEVERIVNEQIQADLPVTMEIMSLEEAKRAGSMALFGEKYEDTVKVYSIGNFSKEVCGGPHVEHTGVLGRFVIQKEQSSSAGVRRIRAVLTK; from the coding sequence ATGAATAAACACATTACAGCAGACGAACTTCGTTCCAAGTATATTGCATTTTTTAAAAGCAAAAATCATGTGGAAATTTCCGGTAAGTCGGTAATTCCCGAAAATGATCCCACCGTATTGTTCACCACCGCAGGTATGCACCCGCTTGTTCCCTATTTGATGGGCGAACCGCATCCTGCCGGAACCCGTTTAACAGACTATCAAAAGTGTATCCGTACCGGAGATATCGATGCGGTAGGAGATGCTTCTCACCTTACCTTTTTTGAGATGCTGGGGAACTGGTCGCTCGGCGACTATTTTAAGAAAGAAGCAATCGGATTCAGTTTTGAATTTTTAACCAGTCCGCAGTACCTTAATATCCCGATCGATCTCCTTTCGGTAACGGTCTTTGCAGGAGATGACAAAGTGCCGCGCGACACCGAATCGGCGGAGATTTGGGAAAAGCACGGTATCCCGAAAGAACGAATTCACTTTTTACCCCGCGAGGATAACTGGTGGGGACCAGCAGGAGAAACAGGTCCTTGCGGTCCCGACACCGAAATGTTCATCGACACGGGAAAACCCGCGTGCGGCGCCGAATGTCGTCCGGGTTGTAGCTGCGGTAAATACGTCGAAATATGGAACGACGTATTTATGCAGTACCGCAAGGAACAAGACGGTTCGTATCATACCTTGGAGCGGCACTGCGTCGATACCGGCATGGGGATTGAGCGTACCGTTGCGATGCTGCAGGGAAAAAAATCCGTCTACGAAACGGAGATTTTTACCCCGCTGATTGCCGCAATCGAAAAGATTACCGGCTATCAGTACGGCAGCGATGCTGAAAAAGATGTATCCGTTCGTATTATATGCGATCATATCCGTGCCGCTACCGTTATCTTGGGAGACCCGAAAGCGGTGCTGCCGTCCAACGTCGGGGCAGGGTATGTCCTCCGCCGCATTATCAGACGGGCTGTCCGCCACGGCCGGAAACTCGGCATTGAGGGAACTTTCCTCGCAATTCCGGCAAAGGTGTTCATTGAGCAGTACAAGGACGCATATCCCGAATTAAAAGAAAAAGAAGCATCCATCTGCGCCGAGCTTGAGGCGGAAGAAAAGCGTTTCCTCGAAACCCTCAAAAAAGGTGAAGCTGAATATGAAAAAATGAAGCCGAACCTGTTAAAGAATGCTAAAAAGATTATCCCGGGCAGGCTTGCCTTTAAACTCTACGATACCTACGGCTTCCCCATTGAGCTTACCGAAGAGCTTGCGCGGGAATCGGGTTTAACCGTTGACAAAGCGGAATTTGAAGAGGCCTTTAAGAAGCATCAAGAACTATCCCGTGCGGGCAGTGAACAAATTTTTAAGGGCGGTTTAGCTGATCATTCCGAGCAAACCACTGCATACCATACGGCAACGCATCTTTTGCATAAGGCGCTGCGAATGGTACTCGGCGATCATGTTGAACAGAAAGGGTCTAATATTACGGCAGAACGGCTCCGCTTCGACTTTTCTCATCCGCAGCCGATGACTTCCGAAGAAAAAGCCGAAGTTGAGCGCATCGTCAACGAGCAGATCCAAGCTGATTTACCGGTTACTATGGAAATAATGTCGCTTGAAGAAGCAAAGCGTGCCGGTTCGATGGCGCTTTTCGGTGAAAAGTACGAGGATACCGTCAAAGTATACTCCATCGGAAACTTTTCAAAAGAAGTCTGCGGCGGCCCGCACGTAGAACACACAGGAGTACTTGGCCGGTTTGTAATCCAGAAGGAACAATCGTCATCGGCGGGGGTTAGACGTATCCGTGCGGTTCTTACAAAATAG
- a CDS encoding TatD family hydrolase, with protein MFTDSHCHLHHISQKTAHFPLILKAMQEEGYPFIMDIGTDAGDFTPRYNTVAEACGKDGSIPDFIHFSAGLWPGRAAIEHPAEALQKLSADIQAILKSGQLYTAVGECGIDRYWNHAGATGTGTGDLAGEETLFKEQLALAKRYGLAVIIHSRDGFEATLRCIDEVGWHRGVIHCFSYGKKEAEAFLERGWYLSFPGTITYTDNAETASSIAELVRMVPDDKLLLETDAPYLAPQPVRREVNTPLNIPYTYQAASEYRQCTVEHLCEIVYRNCHRLFSLLCKTPDIRVRSA; from the coding sequence TTGTTTACGGACTCTCATTGTCATTTACATCATATTTCTCAAAAAACAGCACACTTTCCGCTGATACTGAAAGCGATGCAGGAGGAAGGGTATCCTTTTATAATGGATATCGGAACCGATGCCGGAGATTTTACACCACGGTATAACACCGTTGCGGAAGCTTGCGGCAAAGATGGCTCTATACCCGATTTTATCCATTTTTCTGCAGGATTGTGGCCAGGACGTGCCGCTATTGAACATCCGGCAGAGGCGTTGCAAAAGCTCAGTGCCGATATTCAAGCGATCCTCAAAAGCGGGCAGCTGTATACGGCGGTCGGAGAATGTGGTATAGACCGGTATTGGAACCATGCCGGAGCAACCGGTACGGGAACCGGTGATCTCGCCGGTGAAGAAACGCTTTTTAAAGAACAGCTTGCCCTTGCCAAACGGTACGGATTGGCTGTGATTATTCATTCACGCGACGGTTTTGAAGCAACGCTCCGCTGTATCGATGAAGTAGGCTGGCACCGAGGCGTTATTCATTGTTTCTCGTACGGGAAAAAGGAAGCCGAAGCTTTTTTAGAACGGGGCTGGTATCTTTCATTTCCGGGTACCATCACATACACTGACAACGCCGAAACCGCTTCCTCAATAGCGGAACTGGTACGCATGGTGCCTGACGATAAACTACTATTGGAGACGGATGCCCCGTATCTCGCCCCTCAACCGGTTAGACGGGAGGTAAACACCCCGTTGAATATTCCGTATACCTATCAGGCTGCAAGTGAGTACCGGCAGTGTACGGTAGAGCACTTATGCGAAATCGTGTACCGGAACTGCCACCGCCTCTTTTCGCTGCTGTGTAAAACCCCGGACATCCGTGTCCGTTCTGCATAG
- a CDS encoding septal ring lytic transglycosylase RlpA family protein gives MRKYHVLSALVGALLLLPLGAEELLTAETYASYYGEAFNGRPTSSGEIFDMNAYTAAHKTLPFGTFLEVTNLENGKKVVVRVNDRGPFVPNREIDLSKAAAKSLGMISRGITRVSIKRVDSLDHAALVATTDIYSDTLAKPAQKEIPFASGTQPEVVPVQKDAVSDIPAKGSDAAAEAQPAPSQVTPAQASQSNTTQRQPASVDQQTAKPETVKGVANRSVSAQPEQTPAPVYLPGTSGVLWRIQLGAFTREENALRLVVQLRKAGFDPAYERTEKSVRVVLPGIQPDDLEKVKEALANHSFTDYVIRQESW, from the coding sequence ATGAGAAAATACCATGTACTGTCAGCTCTGGTGGGGGCATTGTTGTTATTGCCCCTTGGAGCGGAAGAATTACTCACAGCAGAAACTTATGCATCTTATTACGGAGAAGCTTTTAACGGCCGACCGACGTCAAGCGGCGAAATTTTCGATATGAATGCCTATACGGCAGCCCATAAAACACTGCCGTTCGGAACTTTTCTTGAAGTAACCAATCTTGAAAACGGGAAAAAAGTGGTGGTACGCGTAAACGACCGCGGCCCATTCGTCCCAAACCGTGAGATAGATTTATCAAAAGCCGCAGCTAAATCCTTGGGGATGATTAGCCGCGGTATTACACGAGTTTCGATTAAAAGAGTTGATTCACTTGATCATGCAGCACTCGTTGCAACAACTGACATTTACAGCGACACACTGGCGAAGCCTGCACAAAAAGAAATACCGTTCGCATCCGGTACACAACCTGAAGTAGTGCCTGTTCAGAAGGATGCAGTGTCCGATATACCGGCTAAAGGTTCCGACGCAGCAGCAGAAGCGCAACCGGCGCCGTCTCAAGTAACACCAGCTCAAGCATCACAGTCTAACACAACACAAAGACAACCGGCATCTGTAGATCAACAAACAGCAAAGCCTGAAACGGTCAAAGGTGTTGCAAACCGTTCAGTTTCTGCACAACCGGAACAAACTCCAGCGCCGGTTTATTTACCGGGAACTTCCGGTGTGTTGTGGCGAATTCAGCTGGGTGCTTTTACGCGGGAAGAAAATGCACTGCGGCTTGTTGTCCAGCTGAGAAAAGCAGGGTTCGACCCTGCGTATGAGCGTACTGAAAAATCGGTACGGGTTGTCCTTCCGGGTATACAACCAGACGATCTTGAAAAAGTAAAAGAAGCACTGGCAAATCATTCCTTCACCGATTACGTAATCAGACAGGAAAGCTGGTAA
- a CDS encoding zinc ribbon domain-containing protein, whose translation MEQSDEYKTCPYCGEQIKKRAIKCRYCDSDLSGSHSTQSAAKNTEHNAQSRGKSPRKRSTKKQNIDLENIAQLCMHRQREGLCDRNCAGCVYNVHNYNVSPDDKAYALAKANAYYEYKDKEASKIPWGSLILIAVCIWACVSVKNCYTSTVEKLTTKKTESVKVERPIDVKMDAIRAEYQQKKQQEWLEKQDFYPAYKKWAERVESYGNINEKKAAPQSKKAQPAEQKRYENYIYYHSKPFKQPTVEEALKRAHATLRDVNGDGKINCIDQAVRFHEIMPLSVFVWHNNQATGGLNHLFIGYEDGTNPNKKTIRVVETSVNYYIQPWDFWGERFKKKYCIIDAKKFEKYATLKEWEWNNYNERGWTWKEEIGTGYEIK comes from the coding sequence ATGGAACAGAGCGATGAATATAAAACATGTCCTTACTGCGGCGAACAAATAAAAAAGAGAGCTATTAAGTGTAGGTATTGCGACAGCGATCTATCCGGCTCGCATTCTACACAGTCCGCAGCGAAAAATACTGAACACAATGCACAGTCGAGAGGAAAATCGCCCCGTAAAAGGTCTACTAAAAAACAGAATATTGATTTAGAGAATATTGCACAGCTTTGTATGCACCGGCAAAGAGAAGGTTTGTGTGATAGAAATTGTGCAGGCTGTGTGTACAATGTGCATAATTATAATGTTTCACCGGATGATAAGGCGTATGCACTGGCAAAAGCAAATGCTTATTATGAATACAAGGACAAAGAAGCTTCTAAAATTCCGTGGGGTTCACTTATTCTTATAGCAGTCTGTATTTGGGCATGTGTGTCAGTTAAAAATTGCTACACTTCTACAGTAGAAAAGCTTACAACAAAGAAAACTGAAAGCGTCAAAGTAGAAAGACCAATAGATGTAAAGATGGATGCTATAAGAGCAGAATATCAGCAGAAAAAGCAGCAAGAATGGCTTGAAAAGCAAGACTTTTATCCGGCATACAAGAAATGGGCGGAAAGAGTGGAAAGCTATGGCAATATAAACGAAAAAAAAGCAGCTCCGCAAAGTAAGAAAGCCCAACCGGCAGAACAAAAAAGGTATGAGAATTATATTTATTATCACTCAAAACCTTTTAAGCAGCCAACAGTAGAAGAAGCCTTAAAACGTGCTCATGCAACACTTCGTGATGTAAATGGAGATGGAAAAATAAACTGTATTGACCAAGCAGTGCGCTTTCATGAGATAATGCCACTGTCTGTTTTTGTTTGGCACAATAATCAAGCAACTGGTGGATTAAATCATTTATTTATTGGCTATGAAGATGGAACGAACCCTAATAAGAAAACGATTCGAGTTGTTGAAACATCGGTAAATTATTACATACAACCATGGGATTTTTGGGGTGAAAGATTTAAAAAAAAGTATTGTATTATTGATGCAAAGAAGTTTGAAAAATATGCAACATTGAAAGAGTGGGAATGGAATAACTACAATGAGAGAGGGTGGACATGGAAAGAAGAAATTGGGACAGGATACGAAATAAAGTAG
- a CDS encoding DUF2715 domain-containing protein: protein MKTLKTRIMMSAFAAMYCFLAVSCMTVDRRGAFLIDSPKVIKEHNIIEDKILPYIAEVLEYNNPSGTNDPQAAQYFRTIPTVNNMNYDKFVDCQDYALLFYALCKYYNIDCKLVGNPTLTHAYNQLNVRGHAVDVEPQNGEGTVYFVAQHGWELSKNGLFIKRINTHPDNIVMDIDEWNELGRQGRFVSPANMELFNYVVKNGRLPNHEMKKEYPAPDLLTNNSVHLLTPSIGYNYSSYTIDQTRKSHQFLLGFDMLGRAPNGFSYTVGGGLSIGAQMSESLKSSWSKEWGVPYTAFSSVLSAHILSGYTFNAKDFYLTAAGGIGFSVSIFEKTSFLSFILPVSLELKYYFTRSFGISIAGTGTWGIGTLITFPEMPVNSASEFFLRASMFHPTSMNFAVKIGPTIRIPGQKGLNEKIRELQNKRR, encoded by the coding sequence ATGAAAACACTTAAAACAAGGATAATGATGTCTGCGTTCGCAGCAATGTATTGCTTTTTAGCAGTTTCTTGTATGACGGTGGATAGACGCGGGGCTTTTCTTATTGATAGTCCGAAAGTAATAAAAGAGCACAATATCATAGAGGATAAAATCCTACCGTATATTGCCGAAGTGCTTGAGTACAATAACCCTTCCGGTACAAATGATCCACAAGCTGCGCAGTATTTCCGTACCATTCCAACGGTCAATAACATGAACTATGACAAATTTGTTGACTGTCAGGACTATGCACTCCTTTTTTATGCGCTGTGTAAATATTATAATATTGATTGCAAGCTTGTCGGCAATCCAACCTTGACCCATGCGTATAACCAGCTGAATGTCCGCGGCCATGCCGTTGATGTTGAACCGCAAAACGGAGAAGGAACTGTGTATTTTGTCGCACAGCACGGTTGGGAGCTTTCTAAAAACGGGCTTTTTATAAAACGAATCAATACACATCCTGATAATATAGTTATGGATATTGATGAATGGAACGAACTGGGCAGACAGGGACGCTTTGTTAGCCCTGCCAATATGGAGCTTTTTAATTATGTTGTTAAAAACGGCCGCCTTCCCAATCACGAAATGAAAAAAGAATATCCTGCGCCGGATTTATTAACAAATAACAGCGTCCACTTGCTCACACCTTCCATAGGGTACAATTATTCCTCATATACAATCGATCAAACAAGAAAATCTCATCAATTCCTCCTTGGTTTCGATATGCTTGGCAGGGCTCCGAACGGCTTCTCTTACACGGTTGGCGGTGGTTTATCGATAGGCGCTCAGATGAGCGAATCTTTAAAGTCTTCGTGGTCAAAAGAGTGGGGCGTACCGTACACCGCTTTTTCATCGGTTCTTTCTGCACACATACTTTCCGGGTATACCTTTAATGCAAAGGATTTTTATCTTACTGCGGCGGGTGGTATTGGATTTTCCGTTAGTATCTTTGAGAAAACATCCTTTCTTTCTTTTATACTGCCGGTAAGTTTAGAACTTAAATACTATTTTACACGTAGTTTCGGCATCAGTATTGCGGGTACGGGGACATGGGGTATTGGGACTTTGATTACGTTTCCAGAAATGCCTGTTAATAGTGCTTCAGAATTCTTTCTGAGGGCATCAATGTTCCATCCCACCAGTATGAATTTTGCAGTAAAAATCGGTCCGACAATCAGAATCCCCGGGCAAAAAGGGTTAAATGAAAAAATTCGTGAATTGCAAAATAAGCGAAGATAA
- a CDS encoding DUF2715 domain-containing protein, which translates to MKKIAIMLFCLALVSAHAFAELVLMPGAGLSYYSGSTGEKSSMSMLPFGVGLDLSYLTDSGFTLCMDNDFQCFLKVKNTVEGNAPVSISVNKGIVWNSRIMPGYTFKFAKDNAYLRLAGGLAVGTFGYEVTEAKTVSTAITVGLAFNLKFEYFFTNLVGIGISLNEIPSFYSTNPPVGRANIFNVKLGPSFRLGVKGQAAKK; encoded by the coding sequence ATGAAGAAAATTGCTATTATGCTTTTCTGTCTTGCGTTGGTTTCTGCACATGCGTTTGCGGAACTTGTTTTGATGCCGGGAGCGGGGCTCAGCTATTATTCGGGTTCAACCGGAGAAAAATCTTCTATGTCTATGCTTCCCTTTGGAGTCGGCTTAGATCTTTCGTACCTGACGGATTCGGGTTTTACGCTCTGCATGGATAATGATTTTCAGTGTTTTTTAAAAGTAAAAAATACTGTTGAGGGAAATGCTCCCGTAAGTATATCTGTAAATAAGGGTATAGTATGGAATTCTCGAATAATGCCGGGCTATACTTTTAAATTTGCAAAAGACAATGCATACCTCCGTTTGGCAGGTGGTCTTGCCGTAGGTACCTTCGGTTATGAAGTTACGGAGGCGAAGACTGTATCCACAGCAATTACAGTAGGTTTGGCTTTTAACCTAAAATTCGAGTATTTTTTTACAAATCTGGTAGGCATCGGTATTTCACTTAATGAAATACCCTCTTTTTATTCAACAAACCCTCCGGTCGGAAGAGCTAATATTTTTAATGTAAAACTCGGTCCCTCATTTAGGCTCGGGGTGAAAGGGCAAGCAGCTAAAAAATAA